One window of the Sphaerochaeta associata genome contains the following:
- a CDS encoding ABC transporter ATP-binding protein — protein MEIQISGVKKYYHSEGKIIKALDGVNLTIPANKIFTLLGPSGCGKTTLLRSIVGLETPDEGEIRIGDTIVWSSEKRIDVPTEKRGLGMVFQTYAIWPHMDVFNNVAYPLQNMKLPKDEIVRRVEKTLQFVQLEGFGSRPATRLSGGQQQRVALARALVAEPKVILFDEPLSNLDAKLREETRKELRSFLSELQITAVYVTHDRIEALALSDQIGVMRAGNIIEIGDPKKIYFDSEHQFVADFIGRSNLLPVTIQEQGKDFTKVVSAIGTFTCSKREFPAGSEITLCIRPEFVDLIDPADKGKHQNTLTGRMHTMVFVGEVYESEIMVGDQLIMVKVDPDSKVKEGDEVVVSIAAEHCLLVAR, from the coding sequence ATGGAAATTCAGATCAGCGGCGTCAAGAAGTACTATCATTCCGAGGGGAAAATCATCAAGGCACTGGACGGGGTGAACCTCACCATTCCAGCGAATAAGATTTTTACCCTGCTTGGTCCCAGCGGTTGTGGTAAAACCACGCTGCTTCGGAGCATTGTCGGCCTGGAAACCCCTGATGAAGGGGAGATTCGTATCGGGGACACCATTGTGTGGTCAAGTGAGAAACGCATCGATGTCCCTACCGAGAAGCGGGGACTGGGTATGGTGTTCCAGACCTACGCAATCTGGCCGCACATGGATGTATTCAACAATGTTGCCTATCCGCTTCAGAACATGAAGCTTCCCAAGGATGAGATCGTGCGCAGGGTCGAGAAGACCCTGCAGTTCGTCCAGCTTGAGGGCTTCGGTAGTCGTCCTGCAACCCGTCTTTCGGGCGGTCAGCAGCAGCGTGTCGCCCTTGCGAGGGCGCTCGTTGCCGAGCCCAAGGTCATTTTGTTCGATGAGCCGCTCTCCAACCTTGATGCCAAGCTTCGTGAGGAGACCCGCAAGGAGCTGCGCAGCTTCCTCAGTGAGCTGCAGATTACCGCAGTGTATGTAACCCATGACCGCATTGAAGCGCTGGCTCTCAGCGACCAGATCGGTGTCATGCGGGCGGGCAATATTATTGAGATTGGAGACCCGAAGAAGATTTACTTCGACTCCGAGCATCAGTTTGTAGCCGATTTCATCGGTCGTTCCAACCTGCTTCCGGTGACCATCCAGGAGCAGGGGAAGGACTTCACCAAGGTTGTTTCCGCCATTGGAACGTTCACCTGCAGCAAACGGGAGTTTCCTGCAGGCAGTGAGATTACCCTCTGTATCAGGCCGGAGTTCGTCGACCTGATCGATCCGGCGGATAAGGGGAAGCATCAGAATACCTTGACCGGAAGAATGCACACCATGGTGTTTGTCGGAGAGGTGTATGAGAGTGAGATCATGGTCGGCGATCAACTGATAATGGTGAAAGTCGATCCCGATTCGAAGGTGAAGGAAGGGGATGAGGTGGTGGTTTCCATCGCAGCAGAGCACTGTCTATTGGTAGCAAGGTAG